CGGGTTCCCCTGGATCCCTGCAACAGGCGGCCCGTGCAGTGGCCGAGGATATTCATGTGCGGATCGCTGATGGCGCCCAGCATCCGTTCGGTCATGGTGCGCCGGTCGGCACGGAGTTTCGAGTGGACGCTCGCCACCACAACGTCCAGCCGGTCCAGCATGTCGGGCGTCTGGTCCAGGGTGCCGTCCTCCAGGATGTCCACTTCGATGCCGGCCAGCAGGCGGAAGCCGCCGCCGCCGTCGTTGATCCCCGCAACGACGTCCAGCTGCTCCGTGAGGCGTTCGGCGCTGAGGCCGTTGGCGATCTTGAGGTTGGGGGAGTGGTCTGTCAGTGCCAGGTACTCCCGGCCCAGAGCCCGGGCGGCGTCGGCCATGAGTTCGATCGGGGACCCGCCGTCGGACCAGTCGCTGTGGCTGTGCAGGTCCCCGCGGAGTGCAGAATGCAGTTCAGCGCCGCCAGCGGCCAACGGCTCCTGTCCGCGCTGCCGCAGGCCTTCGAGGTAGTCGGGGACGCCGCCGTCGACCGCCTGCCTGATCACTTCGAAGGTCCGGTCCCCGATCCCCTTCATGCTCTTCAGCCT
This genomic window from Arthrobacter sp. 24S4-2 contains:
- a CDS encoding PHP domain-containing protein codes for the protein MDAVDALNEIAFWLERELAPTFKVQAFRKAAGIIAGLEPDEVAARARNGRLKSMKGIGDRTFEVIRQAVDGGVPDYLEGLRQRGQEPLAAGGAELHSALRGDLHSHSDWSDGGSPIELMADAARALGREYLALTDHSPNLKIANGLSAERLTEQLDVVAGINDGGGGFRLLAGIEVDILEDGTLDQTPDMLDRLDVVVASVHSKLRADRRTMTERMLGAISDPHMNILGHCTGRLLQGSRGTRPQSEFDAKRVFAACAAQDVAVEINSRPERQDPPDELIQLALDAGCLFSIDSDAHAPGQLDFLQYGAERAASNGVPAERIVTTWRLDRLLEWASQGK